The following proteins are co-located in the Pyricularia oryzae 70-15 chromosome 1, whole genome shotgun sequence genome:
- a CDS encoding alpha-N-arabinofuranosidase 2 — protein MARSLSLLISYGLVGLVGFVQGQTFDPNKATPETWDPAKVGTDKTTNATYRNPVMTQNIGDPWMTTYMENGENWYLFTYTTNDNITLKRSRALTDNWDNAESRVIFKPDPKSGEPWSTSIWAPEIHNISNRWYVMFTATPDGDNPPPMQDALCPYNCPAVNHRMFVLESSGSDPWTSDFTLKPEVNTYDQFAIDGTYWHYNGQMYHIYSCWENAYSAWPANLCITHMSNPWTVDSSLADRRIISVPDQPWEKTPYGSTNIRLASNEAPQQLTNPKTGQQFLMYSAARVNTPFYCLGMLELVGNDPMMHTSWKKHTDGCVFHLNSAENIYGTGHASFVTSPDGSENYVVYHAQTTPKPKADLYRTARIQKFTWDEKTGAPVFPAASNGPFPVPSGQNGKKPAAVRSIRGLGEIRGI, from the coding sequence ATGGCAAGGTCACTGTCTCTCTTGATTTCCTACGGTCTGGTAGGCCTTGTTGGCTTCGTCCAAGGCCAGACCTTTGATCCCAACAAGGCTACTCCCGAGACTTGGGATCCTGCCAAGGTCGGTACGGACAAGACGACAAATGCCACCTATAGAAATCCAGTTATGACCCAGAACATTGGAGACCCATGGATGACCACATATATGGAAAATGGGGAAAACTGGTATCTATTTACGTACACCACCAACGACAACATCACCCTCAAGCGCTCCAGGGCTCTCACCGACAACTGGGACAACGCAGAGAGCCGTGTCATCTTCAAACCGGACCCCAAGAGCGGCGAGCCGTGGTCCACCAGTATTTGGGCGCCCGAAATTCATAACATCTCAAACAGATGGTATGTCATGTTCACGGCAACTCCAGACGGGGATAATCCACCACCCATGCAGGATGCCTTGTGTCCCTACAACTGTCCAGCCGTGAACCACCGCATGTTTGTTCTGGAGAGCAGCGGATCGGATCCATGGACCTCCGACTTTACCTTGAAGCCCGAGGTTAACACGTATGACCAATTCGCAATCGATGGGACGTACTGGCACTACAACGGCCAGATGTATCACATATACTCTTGTTGGGAAAACGCAtactcggcctggcctgcCAACCTCTGCATCACGCACATGTCGAATCCTTGGACCGTCGACTCGAGCCTGGCAGATAGGCGCATCATCTCTGTACCCGATCAGCCCTGGGAGAAGACGCCCTATGGTAGCACAAACATCCGCCTCGCCTCCAACGAAGCGCCTCAGCAGCTCACCAATCCCAAGACCGGTCAGCAGTTCCTCATGTATTCTGCCGCGCGCGTCAACACGCCCTTCTACTGCCTGGGTATGCTCGAACTCGTGGGAAACGACCCAATGATGCACACGTCCTGGAAGAAGCACACGGACGGTTGCGTCTTCCACCTCAACAGCGCCGAGAACATCTACGGGACCGGCCACGCCAGCTTTGTGACGTCGCCCGACGGTAGCGAGAACTACGTCGTCTATCACGCCCAGACGACACCCAAGCCCAAGGCCGACTTGTACCGCACGGCACGTATCCAAAAGTTTACGTGGGATGAAAAGACGGGTGCGCCCGTGTTCCCAGCCGCGTCCAATGGTCCGTTTCCTGTACCGTCTGGCCAAAACGGAAAGAAACCGGCCGCAGTGAGGTCAATTCGAGGGCTGGGCGAAATCAGAGGCATTTAG
- a CDS encoding 30S ribosomal protein S5, whose translation MADAAPRGGGFASRGGDRGGDRGRGDRGRGRGRGRGRRGGKSDEKEWQPVTKLGRLVKAGKIKSMEEIYLHSLPIKEYQIVDFFLPKLKDEVMKIKPVQKQTRAGQRTRFKAIVIIGDSEGHVGLGIKTSKEVATAIRAAIIIAKLSVIPVRRGYWGTNLGTPHSLPVKESGKCGSVTVRLIPAPRGTALVASPAVKRLLQLAGIEDAYTSSSGSTKTLENTLKATFSAVSNTYGFLTPNLWKETKLIRSPLEEFADTLRDGKRY comes from the exons ATGGCCGACGCAGCACCCCGTGGCGGCGGTTTCGCATCGCGTGGAGGAGACCGTGGCGGCGACCGCGGCCGTGGTGACCGTGGCCGTGGACGTGGACGTGGCCGTGGCCGTCGTGGCGGCAAGTCCGACGAGAAGGAGTGGCAGCCCGTTACCAAGCTCGGCCGTCTCGTGAAGGCCGGCAAGATCAAGAGCATGGAGGAGATCTACTTGCACTCGCTCCCCATCAAGGAGTACCAGATCGTCGACTTTTTCCTGCCCAAGCTCAAGGACGAGGTCATGAAG ATCAAGCCCGTCCAGAAGCAGACCCGTGCCGGTCAGCGTACCCGTTTCAAGGCCATCGTCATCATTGGTGACTCCGAGGGCCACGTTGGTCTGGGTATCAAGACCTCCAAGGAGGTTGCCACTGCTATCCGCGCCGCCATCATTATTGCCAAGCTTAGCGTCATCCCCGTCCGTCGTGGTTACTGGGGTACCAACCTTGGTACTCCTCACTCGCTCCCCGTCAAGGAGAGCGGCAAGTGCGGTTCCGTCACTGTCCGC CTTATCCCTGCTCCCCGTGGTACCGCCCTGGTTGCCTCGCCCGCTGTCAAGCGTCTCCTCCAGCTTGCTGGTATCGAGGATGCCTACACATCGTCGTCAGGCTCAACCAAGACCCTCGAGAACACCCTGAAGGCCACTTTCTCGGCCGTTTCCAACACATACGGTTTCCTTACCCCCAACCTGTGGAAGGAGACCAAGCTCATCAGGAGCCCGCTGGAGGAGTTTGCCGACACCCTCAGGGACGGCAAGCGTTACTAG
- a CDS encoding oxidoreductase: MTEAANLESFPTLFSLKGKVAVVTGGSRGLGLSAASALLQAGCSKVFITSRKASACDSACATLNALPGISGRAISVPSDSANEAGVKKLLELVSAHTDHVDILMANAGASWGAPFDSHPDDAFAKVMDLNVRAVFNTVRLFAPLLQKRATIDDPSRVIITASVAGLGIGTLGKNGTYGYSASKAAVLHLGNNLAVELGPRHITVNSIAPGFFPSKMANGLLEVSGGADNIAKANPMRRLGRPEDIAGVVVYLASRAGSHVNGACIAIDGGAMWQRGELMLEAKL, encoded by the exons ATGACCGAAGCAGCCAACCTCGAATCATTCCCGACCCTCTTCTCCCTCAAGGGGAAAGTCGCGGTCGTGACGGGCGGCTCGCGCGGCCTGGGCCTGTCGGCCGCCTCGGCGCTGCTGCAGGCGGGCTGCTCCAAGGTGTTCATCACCTCGCGCAAGGCGTCGGCCTGCGACTCTGCCTGCGCCACGCTCAACGCGCTGCCCGGCATCTCGGGCCGCGCCATCTCGGTGCCCTCCGACTCGGCCAACGAGGCCGGCGTCAAGAAGCTGCTGGAGCTCGTCAGCGCGCACACGGACCACGTCGAcatcctcatggccaacgcCGGCGCGAGCTGGGGGGCGCCCTTTGACTCGCATCCCGACGACGCCTTCGCCAAGGTCATGGACCTGAACGTCAGGGCCGTGTTCAACACCGTGAGGCTGTTTGCGCCGCTGCTGCAAAAGCGGGCGACTATCGATGACCCGAGCAGGGTTATCATCACGGCTAGCGTTGCTGGGTTGGGCATCGGGACGCTTGGCAAGAATGGAACC tacgGCTACAGCGCCTCCAAGGCGGCCGTGCTGCACCTGggcaacaacctggccgtggAGCTGGGCCCGCGCCACATCACGGTCAACAGCATCGCCCCCGGCTTCTTCCCGTCAAAGATGGCCAACGGCCTGCTCGAGGtcagcggcggcgccgacaaCATTGCCAAGGCCAACCCCATGCGCCGCCTGGGCCGCCCCGAGGACATTGCCGGCGTCGTAGTCTACCTGGCCAGCCGCGCCGGGTCCCACGTCAACGGAGCGTGCATCGCCATCGACGGAGGCGCCATGTGGCAGCGCGGGGAGCTGATGCTCGAGGCGAAGCTGTGA